A window of the Cicer arietinum cultivar CDC Frontier isolate Library 1 chromosome 6, Cicar.CDCFrontier_v2.0, whole genome shotgun sequence genome harbors these coding sequences:
- the LOC101504800 gene encoding equilibrative nucleotide transporter 1, translating to MVFTDSDSTLLLPSGSGTKKKAPEDKFHLAYIIYFTLGFGYLLPWNAFITAVDYFSYLYPNSSVDRIFAVVYMLVGLFGLSIIILYRHKSHAYVRINLGLVLFVVSLLIVPLIDVFYVKGRVGFYYGFYFTAGAVGLSGVADALVQGSIVGSAGELPERYMQAVIAGTAASGVLVSFLRIFTKAVYTQDASGLQKSANLYFAVSIVIMFICMVLYNLAHKLPIMKYYNELKIEAVAVNEDDGPLTGSVWRSTVWDTVGTIKWYGFGIMLIYVVTLAIFPGYITEDVHSELLNDWYPILLITCFNVFDLVGKSLTAVYLLENAKVAIGCCIARLLFFPLFLGCLHGPKFFRTEIPVTILTCLLGLTNGYLTSVLMILAPKTVKLQHAETAGIVSVLFLVVGLAAGSIIAWFWVI from the exons ATGGTGTTCACCGATTCCGATTCAACTCTTCTTCTACCATCAGGTTCAGGAACAAAGAAAAAAGCACCAGAAGACAAATTTCATTTAGCGTACATAATCTATTTCACCCTTGGTTTCGGTTACTTACTTCCATGGAACGCATTCATCACAGCCGTTGATTATTTCTCTTATCTTTACCCTAATTCAAGCGTTGATCGAATCTTCGCCGTTGTTTACATGCTCGTTGGTCTCTTTGGTCTTTCCATTATTATTCTCTATAGACACAAATCTCATGCCTATGTTAGGATCAACCTTGGTCttgttctttttgttgtttCGTTGCTTATTGTTCCTTTAATTGATGTTTTTTATGTTAAGGGTCGGGTCGGGTTTTATTATGGGTTTTATTTTACTGCTGGTGCGGTTGGACTTTCTGGTGTTGCTGATGCTTTGGTTCAGGGTTCTATTGTTGGATCTGCCGGTGAGTTGCCGGAGAGATATATGCAAGCTGTTATTGCTGGAACTGCTGCTTCTG GGGTGCTTGTTTCTTTCCTAAGGATATTTACGAAAGCTGTTTACACTCAAGATGCCTCTGGCCTGCAAAAGAGTGCAAATCTCTACTTCGCTGTATCAATTGTGATTATGTTCATATGCATGGTTTTATACAATCTAGCACACAAACTTCCCATTATGAAGTACTATAATGAGCTAAAGATTGAGGCAGTCGCTGTGAACGAAGACGATGGTCCTTTGACTGGATCTGTATGGAGGTCAACTGTATGGGATACCGTTGGAACAATAAAGTGGTATGGGTTCGGCATAATGCTCATTTATGTTGTGACTCTCGCAATATTTCCCGGTTACATAACAGAAGATGTCCATTCTGAACTTCTTAATGATTGGTATCCAATTCTCCTTATTACCTGCTTTAATGTGTTTGACCTTGTTGGCAAATCCCTCACTGCAGTATACCTCCTAGAGAATGCAAAAGTTGCCATAGGTTGTTGCATAGCAAGACTGTTGTTTTTCCCTCTCTTCTTAGGATGCTTGCACGGTCCAAAGTTCTTCCGAACAGAGATTCCCGTGACCATACTGACTTGTCTCTTAGGGCTTACAAATGGATACCTGACCAGTGTATTGATGATTTTAGCTCCTAAAACTGTAAAGTTGCAGCACGCAGAGACTGCAGGGATTGTGAGTGTGTTATTCTTAGTTGTTGGTCTGGCTGCTGGGTCTATTATAGCTTGGTTTTGGGTCATCTAA